The proteins below come from a single Thalassomonas actiniarum genomic window:
- a CDS encoding PQQ-dependent sugar dehydrogenase, which yields MKKLLIASMLLACQTAAAITLDQLSVPSGFKISFFAEDVGSARQMALSDSGVVYAGSMNAGKVYALKDTDNDGKADKRWLIAKGLKRPSGIAFKDGDLYVADIERILRFKNIDANLEKPISEVFFSDLPDDRHHGWKFLRFAPNGELIIPVGAPCNICEAPTDKHSRIFSLNMKTKALTEIASGVRNSVGFDFHPVSGELWFSENGGDMMGDDVPPDEINRLVKTGSHFGYPYFHAGTIADPKFGKGKKPEDYVHPVLKLGAHVAPLGIHFYQGKQYPASYKHQLFVAEHGSWNRSKKSGYKVGVVTLAGSKVIKYEPFVTGFMKNEQTFGRPAAITELEDGSLLISDDYADAIYRVTYGD from the coding sequence ATGAAAAAACTTCTTATTGCCAGTATGTTGCTCGCTTGCCAAACAGCGGCAGCGATCACTCTTGATCAATTATCCGTTCCCTCCGGTTTCAAGATCAGCTTCTTTGCCGAAGATGTCGGCAGTGCCAGGCAAATGGCTTTGTCGGACTCAGGAGTGGTTTATGCCGGGTCTATGAATGCCGGTAAGGTGTATGCCCTTAAAGATACCGATAATGACGGTAAAGCCGATAAACGCTGGTTAATCGCCAAGGGACTGAAACGTCCCTCGGGCATCGCCTTTAAAGACGGCGATTTATATGTGGCGGATATTGAACGTATTCTGAGGTTTAAAAATATCGACGCCAACCTGGAAAAGCCGATATCCGAAGTGTTTTTCTCCGATCTGCCCGACGACAGGCATCACGGCTGGAAGTTTTTGCGCTTTGCCCCCAACGGCGAACTGATTATTCCGGTAGGCGCACCTTGTAATATCTGTGAAGCGCCAACAGATAAACATTCCCGTATTTTCTCCCTGAATATGAAAACCAAAGCCCTGACGGAAATCGCCAGCGGCGTGCGCAACTCGGTTGGTTTTGATTTTCACCCGGTCAGCGGCGAATTATGGTTCAGTGAAAACGGCGGCGATATGATGGGGGATGATGTTCCGCCGGATGAAATCAACCGCCTGGTGAAAACCGGCTCGCACTTTGGCTACCCCTATTTCCATGCCGGCACCATAGCCGATCCTAAGTTTGGCAAAGGAAAAAAGCCTGAGGATTATGTACACCCGGTATTAAAACTCGGTGCCCATGTGGCGCCGCTGGGGATCCATTTTTATCAGGGGAAACAATATCCGGCCTCATACAAACATCAGCTGTTTGTGGCGGAACACGGCTCCTGGAACCGCAGTAAAAAGTCCGGTTATAAGGTCGGTGTGGTGACCTTAGCCGGGTCAAAAGTGATCAAATATGAACCTTTTGTCACCGGTTTTATGAAAAATGAACAAACCTTTGGCCGCCCGGCGGCGATCACTGAGCTCGAAGATGGCAGCCTGCTGATTTCCGATGATTATGCCGATGCCATTTATCGGGTAACCTATGGCGATTAA